A portion of the Edaphobacter lichenicola genome contains these proteins:
- a CDS encoding RelA/SpoT family protein, whose protein sequence is MAIAPPASSQAGPKPNEEPKSQPDVEQTETGIELEAALPVAEPPVASDTTPRVKRKKQEATPDKTDLVIAGVDESSASHLAGSSAKAIQTVDAKFQRLLETVHENRPADDLDIIRKAWAFCLQQHEGQKRASGEPYIIHPLEVAQVLAELKMDSTAIAAGLLHDAVEDTDVTSAEIAKRFGDQVAHIVEGVTKLEKIKFANREDHQAENIRKMLLAMVTDVRVVIIKLADRLHNMRTLEHLKPEKQQKIARETLDIYAPLAHRLGMGKLRGELEDLAFRYTDPYAYEQVSTEVDALRGAGEEFLQKIVKQLEAKLKEFKIQGRVESRIKRLYSIQQKLVDQKIPVDQVYDLLAIRVICNSVQDCYALLGLLHSIWRPVPGRIKDFIAMPRPNLYQSLHTTLIAEGGHQFEVQIRTEDMHRVAEEGIAAHWKYKASDNVSAKDEQRLAWVRQLMEWQREMTDPNEFMSTLKIDLYPEEVYTFTPKGKVVVLPKDASPIDFAYTIHTEVGNTTVGAKVNGRIVPLRTKLRNGDIVEISTQAGHAPSRDWLSFTKSSRARNKIKHWLNEHQRERAIEIGKKLLDREARKYKLGLSKFHEADYDKVASEYGLGTQAELLAGVGFGKFSARQVLNKLEPGSTMSAEPVAPEGGVGNAIGQMSEAVKRVFFGKGSDSLQVEGQDDLLVYRARCCNPIRGEEIVGYVTRGKGVAVHARSCPNVQNLLYESDRRIQVEWSPSPTEPGTAKAQTYPVKLTVLCDDRAGMLKEFTAIISDDGTNIRSVDTKPLPDGQVMVDFVVETVDVRHLNKLVQNLRKVPGVRDVQRVQKI, encoded by the coding sequence ATGGCAATCGCTCCTCCCGCCTCTTCGCAGGCTGGGCCGAAGCCGAATGAAGAACCGAAGAGCCAACCGGACGTGGAACAGACCGAGACGGGGATTGAGCTGGAGGCAGCTCTTCCTGTCGCGGAACCACCGGTCGCATCGGATACGACCCCTCGCGTAAAACGAAAGAAGCAAGAGGCGACACCGGACAAGACCGATCTGGTGATTGCGGGAGTGGATGAGTCTTCTGCTAGCCATCTTGCGGGTAGCTCGGCAAAGGCGATTCAGACGGTGGATGCAAAGTTTCAACGGCTGCTGGAGACGGTGCATGAGAATCGGCCAGCGGATGATCTGGATATTATTCGCAAGGCCTGGGCGTTTTGTCTGCAGCAGCATGAAGGGCAGAAGCGGGCCAGTGGTGAGCCGTACATTATCCATCCGCTTGAAGTGGCGCAGGTGCTGGCTGAGTTGAAGATGGATTCGACTGCGATTGCGGCTGGTTTGCTGCATGATGCGGTCGAGGACACGGATGTAACTTCGGCTGAGATTGCCAAGCGGTTTGGGGATCAGGTGGCGCACATCGTCGAGGGTGTGACGAAGCTGGAGAAGATCAAGTTTGCCAATCGCGAGGATCATCAGGCGGAGAATATTCGCAAGATGCTGCTGGCGATGGTGACCGATGTTCGCGTGGTGATTATTAAGCTTGCGGATCGGTTACATAATATGCGGACGCTGGAGCACCTGAAGCCGGAGAAGCAGCAGAAGATCGCGCGGGAGACGCTGGATATCTATGCTCCGCTGGCGCATCGGCTGGGCATGGGTAAGCTGCGCGGCGAGCTGGAGGATCTGGCGTTTCGGTATACCGATCCTTATGCGTATGAGCAGGTGTCGACGGAGGTCGATGCGCTGCGTGGGGCGGGCGAAGAGTTTCTGCAGAAGATCGTGAAGCAGCTTGAGGCGAAGCTGAAGGAATTCAAGATCCAAGGGCGGGTAGAGTCTAGGATCAAGCGGCTGTATTCGATTCAGCAGAAGCTGGTGGATCAGAAGATCCCTGTGGACCAGGTGTATGACCTGCTGGCGATTCGCGTGATCTGCAACTCGGTGCAGGATTGCTATGCGTTGCTGGGGTTGCTGCATAGTATCTGGCGGCCGGTGCCGGGAAGAATCAAAGACTTTATTGCTATGCCTCGGCCGAATCTTTACCAGTCGCTGCATACGACGCTGATTGCGGAGGGTGGGCATCAGTTTGAGGTGCAGATTCGAACGGAGGATATGCATCGCGTCGCGGAGGAAGGCATTGCGGCGCACTGGAAGTACAAGGCCTCCGACAATGTAAGCGCGAAGGATGAGCAGCGGCTGGCGTGGGTGCGGCAGTTGATGGAATGGCAGCGGGAGATGACCGATCCCAACGAGTTCATGTCGACTCTGAAGATCGATTTGTATCCGGAAGAGGTGTACACCTTTACGCCGAAGGGCAAGGTTGTCGTGCTGCCGAAGGACGCGAGTCCGATTGATTTTGCCTATACGATTCATACCGAAGTGGGGAACACGACGGTCGGCGCGAAGGTGAATGGGCGGATTGTGCCGCTACGGACGAAGCTGCGCAATGGCGACATTGTTGAGATTTCGACGCAGGCGGGACATGCTCCGAGCCGCGACTGGCTTAGCTTTACGAAGAGTTCGCGGGCAAGGAACAAGATCAAGCACTGGCTGAATGAGCATCAGCGCGAACGAGCGATTGAGATCGGCAAGAAGCTGCTGGATCGAGAGGCGCGGAAGTACAAGCTGGGGCTGAGTAAGTTTCATGAGGCAGACTACGACAAGGTTGCCAGCGAGTATGGCCTGGGAACGCAGGCGGAGTTGCTGGCCGGCGTTGGGTTCGGTAAGTTTTCTGCGCGGCAGGTGCTGAATAAGCTGGAGCCGGGATCGACGATGTCGGCTGAGCCAGTGGCGCCTGAGGGCGGAGTCGGCAATGCCATTGGGCAGATGTCGGAGGCAGTAAAGCGAGTCTTCTTTGGGAAGGGATCGGACTCGCTGCAGGTAGAGGGGCAGGACGATCTGCTGGTGTACCGGGCGCGCTGTTGTAACCCAATTCGTGGTGAGGAGATTGTGGGGTACGTGACGCGAGGCAAGGGCGTTGCGGTGCATGCGAGAAGTTGTCCGAATGTGCAGAATCTTTTGTATGAGTCGGATCGAAGGATTCAAGTAGAGTGGTCACCTTCGCCGACGGAGCCGGGAACTGCGAAGGCACAGACGTATCCCGTGAAGCTGACGGTGCTTTGTGATGACAGGGCGGGGATGTTGAAGGAGTTTACCGCGATCATCTCGGACGATGGGACCAACATTCGGAGCGTGGATACAAAGCCGCTGCCGGATGGTCAGGTGATGGTGGATTTTGTGGTGGAGACGGTGGATGTGCGGCATCTGAATAAGCTGGTGCAGAATTTGCGGAAGGTGCCAGGAGTGCGAGACGTGCAACGCGTGCAGAAGATCTGA
- the acnA gene encoding aconitate hydratase codes for MPTQTHPDSFKSQATLTSGKTTYDLFRLKALEGTGVDLTRLPFSLKILLENLLRHEDGRTVTADDIQFLACWDPNAEPSREIAYMPARVLMQDFTGVPAVVDLAAMRDAMKALGGDPEKINPLQPAELVIDHSVQVDEFGTQRAYDLNAALEFQRNRERYAFLKWGQTAFNNFSAVPPGMGICHQVNLEYLARVVFTTQPDAQGKVFAYPDTLVGTDSHTTMVNGLGVLGWGVGGIEAEAAMLGQPVSMLVPQVVGFKLTGKLKEGTTATDLVLTVTEMLRKLGVVGKFVEFYGPGITELPLADRATIANMAPEYGATCGIFPVDAETLRYLRLTGRSEDQIALVEAYYREQGLFHTAEAKEAVYSATISLDLATVEPSVAGPKRPQDRVALSGAAESFKEQLPSLLGPNGNKNVIRQMVRWEGEGGTASASGDLSSSVGASAPVVEAPVVQVITIRDEKLPQLEAPHVSIRTRFGVDPDKYLDHGSIVIAAITSCTNTSNPYVMMAAGLLAKKAVEKGLSTPPWVKTSLAPGSRVVTDYYVKAGLMPYLDKLRFQVVGYGCTTCIGNSGPLPTDVSKSIEDHGLVAVSVLSGNRNFEGRISPEVRANYLMSPPLVVAYALAGHIAHNFDTDPLGRDKEGLPVYLKDIWPTQSEVSAAVNSSIDSEMFRRQYSTVSDGDQNWQSLKFPDGETYGWEPDSTYIRKAPYFDGMPATPAAVEDIHSARVLAVLGDSVTTDHISPAGSIKQNGPAGKYLTEHGVKPSDFNSYGSRRGNHEVMVRGTFANVRLRNRLAPGTEGGVTRLLPDDVPMSIYDASVEYAKRKTPLAILAGKEYGSGSSRDWAAKGPRLLGIRFVIAESYERIHRSNLVGMGILPLQFMPGQNVESLRLSGEEVFAVGEKGELKAMLDNKFAGSKEITVFAESDLGRTTEFSATVRIDTPQEILYYQNGGILQYVLRQLAGKA; via the coding sequence CGTTGGAAGGTACGGGAGTCGATCTGACGCGGCTTCCGTTTTCACTGAAGATTTTGCTGGAGAACCTGCTGCGACATGAGGACGGTCGCACGGTGACTGCGGATGATATTCAGTTTCTTGCTTGTTGGGATCCAAATGCAGAGCCTTCGCGTGAGATTGCTTATATGCCGGCGCGTGTGTTGATGCAGGATTTTACCGGCGTGCCTGCGGTGGTGGATCTGGCGGCGATGCGGGATGCGATGAAGGCGCTGGGTGGGGATCCGGAGAAGATCAATCCGCTGCAGCCGGCGGAGTTGGTGATCGACCACTCGGTGCAGGTGGATGAGTTTGGCACGCAGCGGGCGTATGACTTGAATGCAGCACTGGAGTTTCAGCGGAACCGCGAGCGGTATGCGTTTTTGAAGTGGGGGCAGACGGCGTTCAATAACTTTTCGGCTGTGCCTCCGGGGATGGGGATCTGCCACCAGGTGAACCTGGAGTATCTGGCGCGAGTGGTGTTTACGACGCAGCCGGATGCGCAGGGGAAGGTGTTTGCGTATCCCGATACGCTGGTGGGAACGGACTCGCATACGACGATGGTGAATGGTCTGGGCGTGCTGGGTTGGGGCGTCGGCGGCATTGAGGCCGAGGCGGCGATGCTGGGACAGCCGGTGAGCATGCTGGTGCCGCAGGTGGTTGGGTTCAAGCTGACGGGCAAGTTGAAGGAAGGAACGACGGCGACCGATCTCGTGCTGACGGTGACCGAGATGCTGCGGAAGCTTGGGGTGGTTGGGAAGTTTGTGGAGTTCTATGGGCCGGGGATTACGGAGCTGCCGCTGGCTGATCGCGCGACGATTGCAAATATGGCTCCTGAGTATGGTGCGACGTGCGGGATCTTTCCGGTGGACGCGGAGACGCTGCGGTATCTGCGGCTGACGGGACGGTCTGAGGATCAGATTGCGCTGGTGGAGGCTTACTACCGGGAGCAGGGGCTGTTTCATACGGCGGAGGCGAAGGAGGCGGTCTATTCAGCGACGATCTCGCTGGATCTTGCGACGGTGGAGCCGAGTGTGGCGGGGCCGAAGCGGCCGCAGGACCGGGTTGCGCTGTCAGGTGCGGCGGAGAGTTTCAAGGAACAACTGCCGTCGTTGCTGGGACCGAATGGAAATAAGAATGTGATTCGGCAGATGGTGCGGTGGGAGGGTGAGGGCGGGACAGCCTCGGCGTCGGGTGATCTGAGCAGCAGCGTTGGAGCTTCTGCGCCGGTGGTGGAGGCTCCGGTGGTGCAGGTGATTACGATTCGGGATGAGAAGCTGCCGCAACTGGAGGCTCCGCACGTGTCGATTCGGACGAGGTTTGGAGTGGATCCGGATAAGTATCTCGACCATGGATCGATTGTGATTGCAGCGATTACGTCTTGCACGAATACGTCGAATCCATACGTGATGATGGCGGCGGGTTTGCTTGCGAAGAAGGCCGTGGAGAAGGGATTGAGCACGCCACCTTGGGTGAAGACATCGCTGGCACCGGGATCGCGAGTGGTGACGGACTACTACGTGAAGGCAGGGTTGATGCCATATCTCGACAAGCTGCGGTTTCAGGTGGTGGGGTATGGATGTACGACGTGCATTGGGAACTCGGGACCGCTGCCGACGGATGTTTCGAAGTCGATTGAGGATCATGGGCTGGTGGCGGTGTCGGTGCTGTCGGGGAACAGGAACTTTGAGGGAAGGATTTCGCCGGAGGTGAGGGCGAATTACCTGATGAGTCCGCCGCTGGTGGTGGCGTATGCGCTGGCGGGGCATATTGCGCATAACTTCGATACGGATCCGCTGGGACGCGATAAGGAAGGATTGCCGGTTTATCTGAAGGACATCTGGCCGACGCAGAGTGAGGTTTCAGCAGCGGTGAATTCGTCGATCGATTCGGAGATGTTTCGACGCCAGTACAGCACGGTTTCGGATGGCGACCAGAATTGGCAGAGCCTGAAGTTTCCGGATGGGGAGACGTATGGGTGGGAGCCGGATTCAACCTACATTCGTAAGGCTCCCTACTTTGATGGGATGCCCGCAACGCCTGCTGCTGTTGAGGATATTCACAGCGCGAGGGTGCTGGCTGTGTTGGGCGATTCGGTGACGACGGACCATATCTCGCCTGCGGGCTCAATTAAGCAGAATGGGCCTGCTGGAAAGTATCTGACCGAGCATGGGGTGAAGCCTTCGGACTTCAACAGCTATGGTTCGCGGCGTGGGAACCATGAGGTGATGGTGCGTGGGACGTTTGCCAATGTGCGGCTGCGGAACAGACTTGCTCCGGGGACTGAGGGCGGCGTGACGCGGCTGCTGCCGGATGATGTGCCGATGTCGATCTACGACGCAAGTGTGGAGTATGCGAAGCGGAAGACTCCGCTGGCGATTCTTGCGGGCAAGGAGTATGGGTCTGGGTCGTCGCGCGACTGGGCGGCGAAGGGTCCACGGCTGTTGGGGATTCGTTTTGTGATCGCAGAGAGCTATGAGCGGATTCACCGTTCGAACCTGGTGGGGATGGGGATTCTTCCGCTGCAGTTCATGCCAGGGCAGAATGTCGAGTCGCTGCGGCTCTCGGGCGAGGAGGTGTTTGCCGTCGGTGAAAAGGGCGAGCTGAAGGCGATGCTCGATAACAAGTTTGCCGGTAGCAAGGAGATCACGGTGTTTGCGGAGTCGGACCTGGGCAGGACGACGGAGTTTTCTGCGACGGTGAGGATCGATACGCCGCAGGAGATTCTGTACTACCAGAACGGCGGGATTCTGCAGTATGTGCTGCGGCAACTGGCTGGAAAGGCGTAA
- a CDS encoding glycosyltransferase family 39 protein, with amino-acid sequence MKSVSAGPFRRAWDKHPVSLMVLAALAVRMVVVICGFRAQAAPTVDHAEFGWEMGWVARSIFLGHGFSSPFFPLTGPTAMVPPVFPYMLASMFHLFGLYTAKAAFAILSINSLLSALTCIPIYFSARYAVGEKAARWAGIGWVIYPYAIYFSGARVWDYALTGLLFTTCFCIAQRLHRRRQLVAWLGFGAFYGVTALANPSVLPMFPVFLLLAALQMRRDGKRWLLRCAVAAAGVIVVLTPWTIHNYRTMHFVGPVRDNFWLECWAGNTGDTFESNARWAHPASNAMEMQRYEAAGEIGYIAEKKVMAMNFIEHHPLFFAGLSLRRAFAYWSGFWSFSPSYLSLEPLEIPDVFFCTGMTVLMLLGARRFWGEDRARALPFLVLIAFFPITYYFTHASPDYRQPIEPEVMVLAVVGVMSLKKMRGAEETMEDEENQLAMSSTR; translated from the coding sequence TTGAAGAGTGTTAGCGCGGGTCCATTCCGCAGAGCATGGGATAAGCATCCAGTTTCGTTGATGGTTTTGGCCGCTTTGGCAGTGCGGATGGTTGTGGTGATCTGCGGTTTTCGCGCGCAGGCTGCGCCGACGGTCGATCATGCGGAGTTTGGGTGGGAGATGGGCTGGGTGGCACGGTCGATCTTTCTGGGGCATGGCTTTAGCTCGCCGTTCTTCCCGCTCACCGGCCCGACGGCGATGGTTCCACCTGTATTTCCGTACATGCTGGCCAGCATGTTTCATCTGTTTGGGCTGTATACGGCGAAGGCGGCGTTTGCAATCTTGTCGATTAATTCCCTGCTGTCTGCGCTGACTTGTATACCGATTTATTTCAGCGCTCGGTACGCGGTGGGCGAAAAAGCCGCGCGGTGGGCTGGGATCGGTTGGGTGATCTATCCGTATGCAATTTATTTTTCGGGAGCGCGAGTGTGGGACTATGCACTGACTGGGCTGCTGTTTACGACTTGCTTTTGTATTGCTCAGCGGCTGCATCGGCGGAGACAGCTTGTGGCCTGGCTGGGTTTTGGCGCGTTCTACGGAGTGACAGCGCTGGCGAATCCTTCGGTTCTGCCGATGTTTCCTGTGTTTTTGTTGCTCGCTGCGTTGCAGATGCGACGGGATGGTAAGAGGTGGCTGCTGCGTTGCGCAGTTGCCGCAGCAGGGGTCATCGTCGTGCTGACGCCGTGGACGATTCACAACTATCGCACGATGCACTTTGTGGGACCGGTGCGGGATAACTTCTGGCTGGAGTGTTGGGCAGGGAATACCGGCGATACGTTCGAGTCGAACGCACGATGGGCTCATCCAGCCAGTAACGCGATGGAGATGCAGCGGTACGAGGCTGCCGGTGAGATCGGCTATATCGCGGAGAAGAAGGTGATGGCGATGAACTTTATCGAGCACCATCCTTTGTTCTTTGCAGGACTGTCGCTGCGCCGCGCTTTCGCATACTGGAGCGGCTTCTGGAGCTTCAGCCCGTCGTATCTTAGCCTTGAGCCACTGGAGATTCCCGATGTATTTTTCTGTACGGGCATGACCGTGCTAATGCTGCTGGGAGCACGAAGGTTCTGGGGCGAGGACAGGGCTAGAGCGCTTCCGTTTCTGGTTTTGATCGCATTCTTTCCGATTACGTATTACTTCACGCATGCGTCCCCGGACTATCGGCAACCGATTGAACCTGAGGTGATGGTTCTGGCGGTGGTGGGCGTGATGTCTTTGAAGAAGATGCGCGGCGCCGAAGAGACGATGGAAGACGAAGAGAATCAGTTGGCGATGTCTTCGACTCGTTGA
- a CDS encoding chorismate mutase, translated as MDISDWRQKIDELDVEIVRLINQRAEAARAIGELKRTADLPVYEPRREQEVFDRVRKANPGPLADAELLHVYERIIDVMRTLQRRDR; from the coding sequence ATGGATATCTCCGACTGGAGACAGAAGATTGACGAGCTGGATGTCGAGATCGTTCGACTCATCAACCAACGTGCAGAGGCAGCGCGTGCGATTGGCGAGCTCAAACGTACAGCAGATCTTCCGGTTTATGAGCCGCGACGCGAGCAGGAGGTCTTTGATCGCGTGCGCAAGGCAAACCCTGGACCGTTGGCAGACGCTGAGCTACTGCATGTTTACGAACGGATTATCGATGTGATGCGGACGCTGCAGCGAAGAGATCGTTAG
- the trpB gene encoding tryptophan synthase subunit beta — protein sequence MSASSTIGLPATVAGRFGAYGGRYVPETLMAALEELEHAYSLAQKDTEFQTELDGLLHHYCGRPTPLYLAKRLTEQLGGAKIYLKREDLLHTGAHKINNALGQGLLARRMGKQRIIAETGAGQHGVATATVCALLGLECVVYMGEEDMRRQELNVYRMRLLGAEVRGVSAGSATLKDAINEAMRDWVTNVRTTYYILGSALGAHPYPTMVRDFHRVISREARAQMLEQEGKLPTAIVACVGGGSNAIGAFYEFLPDANVQLIGVEAGGRGTALGEHAARFQKIGGGLPGVLQGTYSYVLQNDAGQVSSTHSVSAGLDYASVGPEHAMLHDSGRASYVSCSDDAALKATVTLSRTEGILPALESAHAVAEAIRLAPTMATTDVLMVNLSGRGDKDMGILARELNLKGSESAS from the coding sequence ATGAGTGCAAGTTCGACGATAGGTTTGCCGGCAACGGTGGCAGGACGATTTGGCGCATATGGCGGCAGGTATGTTCCAGAGACGCTGATGGCAGCGCTTGAGGAGTTGGAGCATGCGTATTCGCTGGCCCAGAAGGATACTGAGTTTCAGACTGAGCTGGACGGCCTGTTGCATCACTACTGTGGGCGACCGACTCCGCTCTACCTTGCGAAGCGGCTTACAGAGCAGTTGGGTGGCGCGAAGATCTATTTGAAGCGCGAAGACCTGCTGCATACGGGCGCACACAAGATCAACAATGCGCTGGGGCAAGGGCTGCTGGCCCGGCGGATGGGGAAGCAGCGGATTATCGCAGAGACTGGCGCCGGGCAACATGGAGTTGCGACGGCGACGGTTTGCGCCCTGCTTGGTCTGGAGTGCGTCGTGTACATGGGCGAAGAGGATATGCGGCGACAGGAGCTGAACGTCTACCGGATGCGGCTGCTGGGCGCGGAGGTGCGCGGGGTTTCGGCTGGCTCGGCGACCCTGAAGGATGCAATCAACGAGGCGATGCGTGATTGGGTCACGAATGTTCGCACAACGTACTACATTCTTGGGAGTGCGCTCGGGGCGCATCCGTACCCAACGATGGTGAGGGACTTCCATCGGGTGATTAGCCGAGAGGCACGGGCGCAAATGTTGGAACAGGAGGGCAAGTTGCCGACTGCAATCGTCGCTTGTGTAGGCGGCGGATCAAATGCGATTGGTGCCTTCTACGAGTTTTTGCCAGATGCCAATGTGCAGTTGATTGGCGTGGAGGCCGGTGGGCGCGGCACAGCGTTAGGCGAGCATGCTGCCCGGTTTCAGAAGATCGGCGGCGGCTTGCCGGGAGTGTTGCAGGGTACGTACTCGTATGTGTTACAGAATGACGCGGGGCAGGTGAGCAGCACGCATTCGGTCTCAGCGGGTCTGGACTATGCGAGTGTGGGTCCAGAGCATGCGATGCTGCATGATTCGGGCCGAGCGAGTTATGTTTCGTGCTCGGACGATGCAGCGTTGAAGGCTACGGTGACGCTGTCGCGGACGGAGGGAATTTTACCGGCGCTCGAGAGTGCTCATGCTGTGGCGGAGGCGATTCGACTCGCTCCGACGATGGCAACGACCGATGTGTTGATGGTGAATCTGTCCGGGCGCGGAGATAAAGACATGGGCATTCTGGCGAGGGAGCTGAATTTGAAAGGCAGCGAGTCAGCGAGCTAA
- a CDS encoding serine hydrolase domain-containing protein, protein MNLSFPRFVARFLALSGFLLVVGMTLFAQSNLSALDGVWLGTLFAGPQTLRLQVHLQAGVAGSQNCALDSIDQRAFGIVCTQVTMNGDTVSFDVPAVGGGWSGKISKDGKTLTGTWKQGGNALPLAMQRQEIAIEPPKAPAAVFDAAIPAAGVADLKTVLDADLASALKVGALAPETHGGITIGVVQHGVRRIFSYGTAAPDSVFEIGSISKTFTGLILAQMVEQGTVRLDEPVRELLPRGTVAKPASGGEITLLDLSDQHSGLPRLPGNMHPADPRDPYADYNETLLYTFIGQHGVGLAPDAPFGYSNLGVGLLGQALADRAGKPYADLLHQQITGPLKMADTGVALSAGMRAHFIEGHTGDGRPAAAWDLNALAGAGGIRSTAADMLTYLEAQLHSDQLPPGALTGAGKTLPAAIAASHVVHAEAMPGTHIALNWFHNDATGSYWHNGATGGYSSYAVFNPGKDFAVIVLSNTAAGQESFADRLGEHIVHRLEGTPAISLAMEPRP, encoded by the coding sequence ATGAACCTTTCCTTCCCTCGCTTTGTCGCTCGCTTTCTTGCGCTGTCTGGCTTTCTGCTGGTGGTGGGGATGACCCTTTTCGCTCAATCCAATCTGTCGGCGCTTGATGGAGTGTGGCTGGGGACGCTTTTTGCGGGACCGCAGACACTTCGGCTGCAAGTGCACTTGCAAGCGGGCGTTGCAGGGTCACAGAACTGTGCGCTGGACAGCATCGACCAGAGGGCATTCGGGATCGTCTGCACCCAGGTGACGATGAATGGAGACACGGTTTCGTTCGATGTTCCGGCGGTCGGCGGAGGTTGGAGTGGAAAGATATCAAAAGATGGAAAGACCCTAACGGGCACATGGAAGCAAGGTGGAAATGCCCTTCCGTTGGCCATGCAGCGGCAAGAGATCGCGATTGAGCCACCGAAGGCCCCGGCAGCAGTATTCGATGCAGCGATTCCGGCGGCTGGGGTGGCGGATCTGAAGACGGTTCTGGACGCGGATCTTGCTTCGGCGTTGAAGGTTGGTGCGCTGGCGCCGGAGACTCATGGCGGTATCACCATTGGGGTGGTGCAGCATGGGGTGCGCCGCATCTTCAGTTATGGAACGGCCGCGCCGGACAGTGTGTTCGAGATTGGTTCCATCTCAAAGACCTTTACCGGTCTCATTCTCGCGCAGATGGTGGAACAAGGGACGGTGCGTCTTGACGAGCCGGTACGTGAGCTGCTGCCGCGAGGGACTGTTGCAAAACCCGCGTCCGGTGGCGAGATTACGCTGCTTGATCTGAGCGATCAGCACTCCGGTCTGCCTCGTCTTCCAGGCAATATGCACCCGGCCGATCCGAGAGATCCGTATGCTGACTACAACGAGACGCTGCTGTATACCTTTATCGGCCAACATGGTGTGGGGCTAGCTCCGGATGCGCCGTTCGGCTACAGCAATCTGGGGGTGGGCCTGTTGGGTCAGGCTTTGGCGGATCGTGCGGGCAAGCCTTATGCGGATCTGCTGCATCAGCAGATTACCGGACCTCTGAAGATGGCCGATACCGGAGTCGCATTGAGCGCTGGGATGCGAGCGCACTTCATCGAAGGCCACACCGGCGATGGCCGGCCTGCAGCGGCATGGGATCTGAATGCTCTTGCCGGTGCGGGCGGCATACGATCTACGGCTGCAGACATGTTGACCTATCTTGAGGCGCAGCTTCATTCGGACCAGCTGCCACCGGGCGCTCTGACGGGGGCTGGAAAGACTCTGCCCGCCGCGATTGCTGCGTCGCATGTCGTCCATGCGGAGGCTATGCCGGGAACGCACATTGCGCTGAACTGGTTCCACAACGATGCCACCGGGAGTTACTGGCATAACGGAGCGACCGGGGGATATAGCTCGTATGCGGTCTTCAATCCGGGGAAGGATTTTGCGGTGATTGTGCTGAGCAACACGGCGGCTGGTCAAGAGTCGTTCGCAGACAGGCTTGGCGAACACATTGTGCACCGGTTGGAGGGTACGCCCGCGATCTCGTTGGCGATGGAGCCTCGACCATAG
- the trpA gene encoding tryptophan synthase subunit alpha yields MAIEFRKKPGIVAYLTAGDPDLATTRDIALAAIDSGADVIELGVPFSDPLADGPVIQRASERAVARGVRLSDVLSLARELRAARPSAGLVLFSYLNPVVRMRMKTFCARAAEAGADGVLLTDMIVEEAAEYLEAMKENDLAPIFLAAPTSPDARLKAIAGVSKGFVYAISRVGITGTQQKVAGDASELVARLRRFTTLPIAVGFGISNAAHVRAVGEFADAAIIGSALVALIEKTPAPDAAAAIGRFIAELRA; encoded by the coding sequence ATGGCGATTGAGTTCAGGAAGAAGCCGGGGATTGTTGCTTATTTGACTGCGGGTGATCCAGACCTGGCGACGACGAGGGATATTGCGCTGGCTGCGATTGACAGTGGCGCGGATGTGATTGAGTTGGGCGTGCCGTTTAGCGATCCGCTGGCGGATGGACCGGTGATTCAGCGAGCCAGTGAGCGCGCGGTCGCACGCGGTGTCCGGTTGAGCGATGTGCTTAGTCTTGCGAGGGAGTTGCGCGCTGCGCGGCCGAGTGCGGGGCTGGTGTTGTTTTCCTACCTAAATCCCGTGGTTCGGATGAGGATGAAGACGTTTTGTGCGCGGGCCGCGGAGGCTGGGGCCGATGGTGTGCTGCTGACGGACATGATTGTTGAAGAGGCGGCGGAGTATCTGGAGGCGATGAAGGAGAATGACCTGGCCCCGATATTTCTAGCAGCGCCGACCAGTCCCGATGCGCGATTGAAGGCGATAGCGGGAGTGTCGAAGGGGTTTGTGTATGCGATCTCACGGGTCGGGATTACGGGGACGCAGCAAAAGGTAGCTGGAGATGCTTCAGAGCTTGTAGCGCGGCTGCGGCGGTTTACAACGCTGCCGATTGCTGTGGGATTTGGGATCTCGAATGCTGCGCATGTGAGGGCGGTTGGCGAATTTGCGGATGCAGCGATCATTGGCAGTGCGTTGGTAGCGCTTATTGAGAAGACGCCCGCACCGGATGCCGCGGCTGCGATCGGAAGATTTATTGCGGAGCTTCGAGCATGA